From a region of the Corallococcus coralloides DSM 2259 genome:
- the mraY gene encoding phospho-N-acetylmuramoyl-pentapeptide-transferase, protein MLYLLYELIQNTEAGRVLNFLRYPTFRIIAAGVFALLLGMLIGPRLIARLRLKQHGQSNVREDTPDSHQKKKGTPTMGGALILICIAAGTLLFADLKSRGVWVMILLTFGYGFIGFLDDWLKLSKRNSKGLAGRKKMALQTLFFLIAIFGLMCTWTKPDGSFGPTLLIDTRLTLPFVPSHWFNPDLGWFYVVFAWIVIVGTSNAVNLTDGLDGLAIVPTIVSAVTFCVLCYVAGTTLHIADTETVNGVARLTATPLYRYLGILQVPGGAELAVFCASIVGAGISFLWFNTYPASVFMGDIGSLALGGALGGLAVFSKNEVVSAIIHGIFFAEALSVMIQVASFKMTGKRVFKMAPVHHHFELKGLAEPKIIVRFWIVAILCGGVALLSLKLR, encoded by the coding sequence GTGCTGTACCTTCTGTACGAGCTCATCCAGAACACCGAGGCCGGGCGCGTCCTCAACTTCCTGCGCTACCCGACCTTCCGCATCATCGCCGCGGGCGTCTTCGCCCTGCTCCTGGGGATGCTCATCGGCCCGCGCCTCATCGCGCGGCTGCGCCTGAAGCAGCACGGGCAGAGCAACGTGCGCGAGGACACCCCGGACTCGCATCAGAAGAAGAAGGGCACGCCCACCATGGGTGGCGCGCTCATCCTCATCTGCATCGCGGCGGGCACGCTCCTGTTCGCGGACCTGAAGTCGCGCGGCGTCTGGGTGATGATCCTCCTCACCTTCGGCTACGGCTTCATCGGCTTCCTGGACGACTGGCTCAAGCTGTCCAAGCGCAACTCCAAGGGCCTGGCCGGGCGCAAGAAGATGGCGCTGCAGACGCTCTTCTTCCTCATCGCCATCTTCGGACTGATGTGCACGTGGACGAAGCCGGACGGCTCCTTCGGGCCCACGCTGCTCATCGATACGCGGCTGACGCTGCCGTTCGTGCCGTCCCATTGGTTCAACCCGGACCTGGGCTGGTTCTACGTCGTCTTCGCGTGGATCGTGATTGTTGGCACGTCCAACGCGGTGAACCTCACGGACGGCCTGGACGGCCTGGCCATCGTGCCCACCATCGTGTCGGCGGTGACGTTCTGCGTGCTCTGCTACGTGGCGGGCACCACGCTGCACATCGCGGACACGGAGACGGTGAACGGCGTCGCCAGGCTCACGGCCACGCCGCTGTACCGCTACCTGGGCATCCTCCAGGTGCCGGGCGGCGCGGAGCTGGCCGTCTTCTGCGCGAGCATCGTGGGCGCGGGCATCTCCTTCCTCTGGTTCAACACCTACCCGGCGTCCGTGTTCATGGGCGACATCGGCTCGCTGGCCCTGGGCGGCGCGCTGGGCGGGCTGGCGGTGTTCTCCAAGAACGAGGTCGTGTCCGCCATCATCCACGGCATCTTCTTCGCGGAGGCGCTCTCCGTGATGATCCAGGTGGCGTCCTTCAAGATGACGGGCAAGCGCGTCTTCAAGATGGCGCCCGTGCACCATCACTTCGAGCTCAAGGGACTGGCCGAGCCGAAGATCATCGTGCGTTTCTGGATTGTCGCCATCCTCTGTGGTGGCGTGGCCCTGCTGTCCCTGAAACTGCGCTAG
- a CDS encoding UDP-N-acetylmuramoyl-tripeptide--D-alanyl-D-alanine ligase — MAARFSDDEVVQATGATRRGEPVEAGFPAVCTDTRSLTPGCLFVALQGERFDAHDFVDGAQRQGAAGAVVKRGRALPALPPGFALYEVEDTLAALGGLGALHRRRFQIPVAAVGGSNGKTTTKEMVGAILATRGPALKTEGNFNNEVGVPLTLFRLEPSHVAAVIEVGMNQPGEIERLTRKVQPDAGVITVVQPEHLEGLGSLEGVAEAEGEMFRELLPQATAVVNLDDALIVRQAARSGAKHLTFGRAEGADVRLTAVHTLGRDGMVATVRYQGKDWPVRLHFVGPHNAQNATAAFATALALGYSPEECVKGLESARPYARRLNIVDGRNGVTVVDDCYNANPASMEAALVTLGTLVPEGGRAVAVLGDMLELGAGEAEEHARLGELVARHAKLVAFFGPRSSGGLGSADMGDSAAHFTEVEPLVAWLTPRLSPGDVVLVKASRGMRLERVVAALTGAAPPGGSH; from the coding sequence ATGGCCGCTCGATTCTCCGATGACGAGGTGGTGCAGGCGACGGGTGCGACCCGTCGCGGGGAGCCCGTGGAAGCGGGCTTCCCCGCCGTCTGCACCGACACGCGGTCGCTCACCCCCGGGTGCCTCTTCGTGGCGCTGCAGGGTGAGCGCTTCGACGCCCACGACTTCGTGGACGGTGCCCAGCGCCAGGGAGCGGCCGGGGCGGTGGTGAAGCGGGGGAGGGCGCTGCCGGCCCTGCCCCCGGGCTTCGCCCTGTACGAAGTGGAGGACACCCTGGCCGCGCTCGGCGGCCTGGGCGCGCTGCACCGCCGCCGCTTCCAGATTCCGGTGGCGGCGGTGGGGGGCTCCAACGGGAAGACGACCACCAAGGAGATGGTGGGCGCCATCCTGGCCACGCGGGGCCCGGCGCTGAAGACGGAGGGCAACTTCAACAACGAGGTGGGCGTCCCGCTCACGCTCTTCCGGCTGGAGCCGTCCCACGTGGCGGCCGTCATCGAAGTGGGGATGAACCAGCCGGGCGAAATCGAACGGCTCACCCGCAAGGTCCAGCCGGACGCCGGGGTCATCACCGTCGTCCAGCCGGAGCACCTGGAGGGGCTGGGCAGCCTGGAGGGCGTGGCGGAGGCGGAAGGGGAGATGTTCCGCGAGCTCTTGCCCCAGGCGACCGCCGTCGTGAACCTGGACGACGCGCTCATCGTGCGCCAGGCCGCGCGCAGCGGCGCGAAGCACCTGACGTTCGGCCGGGCGGAAGGGGCGGACGTGCGCCTCACGGCGGTCCACACGCTGGGCCGCGACGGCATGGTGGCCACCGTGCGCTACCAGGGGAAGGACTGGCCGGTGCGCCTGCACTTCGTGGGGCCGCACAACGCGCAGAACGCGACGGCGGCGTTCGCGACGGCGCTGGCCCTGGGCTACTCCCCCGAGGAGTGCGTGAAGGGCCTGGAGTCCGCGCGGCCGTACGCGCGCAGGCTCAACATCGTGGATGGCCGGAACGGCGTCACGGTGGTGGACGACTGCTACAACGCCAACCCCGCCTCCATGGAGGCCGCGCTCGTCACCCTGGGCACGCTGGTGCCGGAGGGCGGCCGGGCGGTGGCGGTGCTGGGCGACATGCTGGAGCTGGGCGCGGGCGAGGCGGAGGAGCATGCCCGGCTGGGTGAGCTCGTCGCGCGGCACGCGAAGCTGGTCGCGTTCTTCGGCCCCCGCTCGTCGGGCGGCCTGGGCAGCGCGGACATGGGAGATTCCGCCGCCCACTTCACCGAAGTGGAGCCATTGGTGGCGTGGTTGACGCCCCGGCTCTCACCCGGTGACGTGGTGCTGGTGAAGGCCAGTCGCGGCATGCGATTGGAGCGCGTGGTGGCCGCCCTGACCGGCGCCGCACCCCCCGGAGGGAGTCACTAG
- a CDS encoding UDP-N-acetylmuramoyl-L-alanyl-D-glutamate--2,6-diaminopimelate ligase gives MKLTDVLAGCGAEQTSGGRSAVDVTGVTQDSRRVKPGDLFIAVPGLKEDGAQFIGEAVSRGAVAVVSEKQGQSSQVPFFKVSSARKALALIAANFHGRPADKLTLLGVTGTNGKTTTTYLLEAILATAAMYTGSPAPGVIGTLGYKFGGKTTELANTTPDPLELHRIFREMVDAGVETVVMEVSSHALAQERVHGLTFKAAGFSNLSRDHLDYHKDLEEYFQVKRKLFLENLSASGTAVVNGDDTFASRVYTELRNQKRMAWKFSRTGAGEISAADAAYSLKGIEATLKTPAGDIKVKSKLLGPHNLENIMLAAGIALGAGISRSDVKSGIELVTGVAGRMDRAENHRGGPAPAVLVDYAHTDDALKRSIEAARALAKGRVIVVFGCGGDRDKGKRPLMGTVAAEGADLVMVTSDNPRTEDPETIISEVTPGLEKGGLRRISEGKAKNGEKGYLVDADRRAAIEQVINLAKDDDVVLIAGKGHETYQTVGTEKLKFDDREVAARALANRIPG, from the coding sequence ATGAAGCTGACGGATGTCCTCGCAGGGTGTGGAGCCGAGCAGACCTCGGGCGGCCGTTCCGCGGTCGACGTCACGGGAGTGACGCAGGATTCGCGGCGCGTGAAGCCGGGGGATCTCTTCATTGCCGTGCCGGGCCTGAAGGAAGATGGGGCCCAGTTCATCGGTGAGGCCGTGTCGCGCGGCGCCGTGGCCGTCGTGTCGGAGAAGCAGGGGCAGTCCTCGCAGGTGCCGTTCTTCAAGGTGAGCAGCGCGCGCAAGGCGCTGGCCCTCATCGCGGCCAACTTCCACGGCCGCCCCGCGGACAAGCTGACGCTCCTGGGCGTCACCGGCACCAACGGGAAGACGACCACCACGTACCTCTTGGAGGCCATCCTCGCCACCGCCGCCATGTACACCGGCTCTCCGGCGCCGGGCGTCATCGGCACGCTGGGCTACAAGTTCGGCGGCAAGACGACGGAGCTGGCCAACACCACGCCGGACCCGCTGGAGCTGCACCGCATCTTCCGCGAGATGGTGGACGCGGGCGTGGAGACGGTGGTGATGGAGGTCTCCAGCCACGCGCTCGCGCAGGAGCGCGTGCACGGGCTCACCTTCAAGGCCGCGGGCTTCAGCAACCTGTCGCGCGACCACCTGGACTACCACAAGGACCTGGAGGAGTACTTCCAGGTGAAGCGCAAGCTCTTCCTGGAGAACCTGTCCGCCTCCGGCACAGCGGTCGTGAACGGCGACGACACCTTCGCCAGCCGCGTCTACACGGAGCTGCGCAACCAGAAGCGCATGGCGTGGAAGTTCAGCCGCACGGGCGCGGGTGAAATCTCCGCCGCGGACGCCGCCTATTCGCTCAAGGGCATCGAGGCCACCCTGAAGACGCCCGCGGGCGACATCAAGGTGAAGAGCAAGCTCCTGGGGCCCCACAACCTGGAGAACATCATGCTCGCCGCCGGCATCGCGCTGGGCGCGGGCATCAGCCGCTCCGACGTGAAGAGCGGCATCGAGCTCGTCACCGGCGTGGCCGGCCGCATGGACCGCGCGGAGAACCACCGCGGCGGCCCGGCTCCGGCGGTGCTGGTGGACTACGCGCACACGGATGACGCGCTCAAGCGCTCCATCGAAGCGGCGCGCGCGCTGGCCAAGGGCCGCGTCATCGTCGTCTTCGGCTGCGGCGGCGACCGCGACAAGGGCAAGCGCCCGCTGATGGGCACGGTGGCGGCGGAGGGCGCGGACCTGGTGATGGTGACCAGCGACAACCCGCGCACGGAGGATCCGGAGACCATCATCTCCGAGGTGACGCCGGGCCTGGAGAAGGGCGGCCTGCGCCGCATCTCCGAGGGCAAGGCGAAGAACGGGGAGAAGGGCTACCTGGTGGACGCGGACCGCCGCGCCGCCATCGAGCAGGTCATCAACCTGGCCAAGGACGACGACGTCGTCCTCATCGCCGGCAAGGGCCACGAGACCTACCAGACGGTGGGCACCGAGAAGCTCAAGTTCGACGACCGCGAGGTCGCCGCGCGCGCGCTGGCCAACCGCATCCCGGGCTGA
- a CDS encoding penicillin-binding protein produces MRDLKSARIPESNTKGLRLRVQLLFGLFLALLGTAFGRAVYLQVFQQEKLRGLAQDQYVRQIDIPARRGDIYDRRGTPLAQSVEVDSIWVDPSMLPDVPQAARQLARAVHLDSRDLVARLSRARRFAWVKRQAKPQEVEAVKALGLPGLGFTKEPKRFYPQRELGAHIVGMVGTDGHGLEGLELAFEDELSGQNSRTSGFRDAKGRKLMVQGAMDPLERQGATVTLTLDRHLQYVAEKALAKAVEDAKATAGMAVVLDPRTGELLALANNPRFNPNTPEDGVKNAIRNRAALDAFEPGSTMKAFVVAAALEEKAITPDQLFFCENGAMRIGRHTINDTHRHGWLNAQGILQVSSNICAAKIAEALGREKFVAAYHAFGFAERTGLALTGESRGVIPFPKSDISLATQSFGQGMTSTAVQLAAAYGALANDGVLMRPFLVSKVVDPDGVVLLENQPTELRRVVSQRVARQVVGMLESVVVKGGTAPKAAMDDYRVAGKTGTAQKADPVARGYSDKRIASFAGMVPAEAPRAVILVVVDEPKTDVYGGNVAAPAFKEIATAAMAHLAVPPSRTVAPAEVAAAAAPVVPPPAPKALAKAVPVRAGLEDAVTETPEPGTVRVPDVQGQAGREAVVKLLAAALEPQLQGSGRVVSQTPPAGALVEKGARVTLELAARQ; encoded by the coding sequence GTGAGGGACCTCAAGAGCGCGCGGATTCCGGAGTCGAACACGAAGGGGCTCAGGCTGCGGGTCCAGCTCTTGTTCGGGCTGTTCCTCGCGCTTTTGGGCACGGCGTTCGGCCGCGCGGTCTACCTCCAGGTCTTCCAGCAGGAGAAGCTGCGCGGCCTGGCGCAGGATCAGTACGTCCGGCAGATCGACATCCCGGCCCGGCGCGGTGACATCTACGACCGGCGCGGCACGCCGCTCGCGCAGAGCGTGGAGGTGGACTCCATCTGGGTGGACCCGTCCATGCTCCCCGACGTGCCGCAGGCGGCCCGTCAGCTCGCCCGCGCCGTGCACCTGGACAGCAGGGACCTGGTCGCGCGCCTGTCCCGCGCCCGGCGCTTCGCGTGGGTGAAGCGTCAGGCGAAGCCCCAGGAGGTGGAGGCGGTGAAGGCGCTGGGCCTGCCGGGCCTGGGCTTCACCAAGGAGCCCAAGCGCTTCTACCCCCAGCGAGAGCTGGGCGCGCACATCGTCGGCATGGTGGGCACCGACGGGCACGGTCTGGAGGGCCTGGAGCTGGCCTTCGAGGACGAGCTGTCCGGGCAGAACTCGCGCACCTCCGGCTTCCGGGACGCCAAGGGCCGCAAGCTGATGGTCCAGGGCGCCATGGATCCGCTGGAGCGCCAGGGCGCCACCGTGACGCTCACGCTGGACCGCCACCTCCAGTACGTGGCGGAGAAGGCGCTGGCCAAGGCCGTGGAGGACGCCAAGGCCACGGCGGGCATGGCGGTGGTGCTGGACCCGCGCACTGGCGAACTGCTGGCGCTGGCGAACAACCCGCGCTTCAACCCCAACACGCCGGAAGACGGCGTGAAGAACGCCATCCGCAACCGCGCCGCGCTGGACGCCTTCGAGCCCGGCTCCACGATGAAGGCCTTCGTGGTGGCCGCCGCGCTGGAAGAGAAGGCCATCACCCCGGACCAGCTGTTCTTCTGTGAGAACGGCGCCATGCGCATCGGCCGGCACACCATCAACGACACCCACCGGCACGGCTGGCTCAACGCCCAGGGCATCCTCCAGGTGTCCTCCAACATCTGCGCCGCGAAGATCGCCGAGGCCCTGGGCCGCGAGAAGTTCGTCGCCGCCTACCACGCCTTCGGCTTCGCGGAGCGCACCGGCCTGGCGCTCACCGGCGAGAGCCGCGGCGTCATCCCGTTTCCGAAATCGGACATCTCCCTGGCCACCCAATCCTTCGGCCAGGGCATGACTTCCACCGCCGTCCAGCTGGCGGCGGCCTACGGCGCGCTGGCCAACGACGGCGTGCTGATGCGCCCGTTCCTGGTCTCCAAGGTGGTGGACCCGGACGGCGTGGTGCTGCTGGAGAACCAGCCCACGGAGCTGCGCCGGGTCGTTTCCCAGAGGGTGGCGCGCCAGGTCGTGGGCATGCTCGAGAGCGTGGTGGTCAAGGGAGGGACCGCGCCCAAGGCCGCCATGGACGACTACCGGGTGGCCGGAAAGACGGGCACGGCGCAGAAGGCGGACCCCGTGGCACGGGGGTATTCCGACAAACGCATCGCGTCGTTCGCGGGCATGGTGCCAGCCGAGGCCCCGCGCGCCGTGATTCTCGTGGTGGTGGACGAACCCAAGACAGACGTATACGGGGGGAACGTGGCTGCCCCTGCCTTCAAGGAAATCGCTACCGCTGCCATGGCCCACCTGGCCGTGCCCCCGTCCCGGACGGTGGCACCCGCCGAGGTGGCCGCGGCCGCCGCGCCCGTGGTGCCCCCTCCGGCACCGAAGGCGCTGGCGAAGGCCGTGCCCGTCCGGGCCGGCCTGGAGGATGCGGTGACCGAGACCCCGGAGCCCGGCACGGTGCGTGTGCCGGACGTCCAGGGTCAGGCAGGACGGGAGGCCGTGGTGAAGTTGCTCGCCGCGGCGTTGGAGCCACAGCTGCAAGGAAGTGGACGAGTCGTATCTCAGACCCCCCCCGCCGGTGCGCTGGTGGAGAAGGGGGCCCGGGTGACGCTGGAACTGGCGGCGCGGCAATGA
- the ftsL gene encoding cell division protein FtsL — protein sequence MSKALSRPSVSVAGVLMHLLPAVMLFTLFAAVGILHVTSRVLVVDMGYRLSNAEGESRSLTRENDRLKLELATLKAPARLERVAREQLGMAMPKGGAVVSIADERVKGSSTAQARSAAPAVRVAERGTGR from the coding sequence ATGAGCAAGGCCCTCTCGCGTCCCTCCGTGTCCGTGGCCGGCGTGCTGATGCACCTCTTGCCCGCCGTCATGCTCTTCACCCTCTTCGCGGCCGTGGGCATCCTCCACGTGACCAGCCGCGTGCTCGTGGTGGACATGGGCTACCGCCTGTCCAACGCGGAGGGCGAGAGCCGCTCGCTCACCCGGGAGAACGACCGGCTCAAGCTGGAGCTGGCCACGCTCAAGGCGCCGGCCCGGCTGGAGCGCGTGGCCCGTGAGCAGCTGGGCATGGCCATGCCCAAAGGCGGCGCGGTGGTGTCCATCGCCGACGAGCGCGTGAAGGGCTCCAGCACCGCGCAGGCCCGTTCGGCGGCCCCGGCCGTCCGCGTGGCGGAGCGGGGGACCGGGCGGTGA